One Pseudomonas sp. C27(2019) DNA window includes the following coding sequences:
- the csrA gene encoding carbon storage regulator CsrA, with translation MLVLTRRVGETLNIGDEVTLTVLGINGNQVRIGTAAPKDIAVHREEVYRRIQMESVQDKPE, from the coding sequence ATGCTTGTTTTGACTAGACGTGTTGGTGAAACATTAAACATCGGTGATGAAGTCACGTTGACGGTATTGGGTATTAATGGCAATCAGGTGCGTATTGGCACTGCTGCGCCTAAGGATATTGCAGTTCATCGTGAAGAAGTTTACCGCCGTATCCAGATGGAATCTGTGCAGGATAAACCTGAGTAA
- a CDS encoding 3'-5' exonuclease: protein MFDITRFTEIQANPSRFRLLEQIPFSVEDHYPIKLRETVGDELALALLDFETTGFTAGNDEVIEIGLVQVAYSPSLERITEIIEITSQLECPKQTISELITSITGISNEMVAGTRIDGAHVARIVNSSNVLIAHNAQFDRAFFDIRFPEMANKVWACSVKDIDWRAHGFESAKLEYLLLKNGYFYDGHRAATDCLAMVQLFESVPNALPELLANAQKASFKILAKGVSYADREVVKKRGYRWDAANRHWYTIVSEDEYAEETVFLNALCGTAAAKNVFEKISLTSRYM from the coding sequence ATGTTCGACATCACTCGTTTTACAGAAATCCAAGCCAATCCATCGCGCTTTCGTCTCTTAGAACAGATTCCATTTTCTGTCGAAGATCACTATCCAATCAAGCTGCGCGAGACTGTAGGCGATGAACTTGCCTTGGCCTTGTTGGACTTTGAAACGACCGGCTTTACGGCGGGTAATGATGAGGTGATTGAGATTGGCTTGGTGCAAGTGGCCTACAGTCCAAGTTTAGAGAGAATTACTGAGATCATCGAAATCACCAGCCAGCTGGAATGTCCTAAGCAAACAATCAGTGAGCTGATTACCAGTATTACCGGTATCAGTAACGAAATGGTTGCCGGCACACGGATTGATGGTGCTCATGTAGCGCGTATCGTTAACAGTTCCAATGTACTTATCGCACATAACGCCCAGTTTGACCGTGCGTTCTTTGATATTCGCTTCCCGGAAATGGCCAATAAGGTTTGGGCGTGCAGCGTTAAGGATATTGATTGGCGTGCACATGGTTTTGAAAGCGCAAAGCTCGAATACCTGCTGCTCAAAAACGGTTACTTCTATGATGGCCACCGCGCTGCAACGGATTGTTTGGCCATGGTGCAGTTATTTGAAAGTGTACCAAATGCACTACCAGAGCTTTTAGCTAATGCACAGAAAGCCAGCTTTAAGATTCTCGCCAAAGGTGTTTCCTATGCTGACCGTGAAGTGGTGAAGAAACGCGGCTATCGCTGGGATGCAGCAAATCGTCACTGGTATACGATTGTGTCTGAGGATGAGTATGCTGAAGAAACAGTGTTTTTGAATGCGTTATGTGGTACTGCAGCAGCTAAGAATGTGTTTGAAAAGATCAGCTTGACCTCACGCTATATGTAA
- a CDS encoding type IV toxin-antitoxin system AbiEi family antitoxin domain-containing protein: MLPITENTELLPYGQLATRQWLLTQGVEVYQIDNSLKSRKFESLARGVVARPGVPVEWQGVLASLYRMFECPVYVGGASALAQHGLAHYIQLQTVVDIYAAQPAPSWISKLSCNVEFRWHTTVQIWDAEKLLVANSLKLVPLHQGCWLLASPEQAYLELLAKVPSAISFEQADNIMQSLVNLSPRRLDVLLHACKHVLAKRLFFFFADRYQHAWRNKLQPKSYDLGAGKRSVIKGGNFNKAYQITVPEAFSG; encoded by the coding sequence ATGCTTCCTATTACTGAAAATACAGAGCTTTTACCCTATGGTCAGCTGGCCACCCGGCAGTGGTTGCTTACGCAAGGTGTTGAGGTTTATCAAATCGACAATTCGCTGAAAAGCAGAAAGTTCGAAAGCTTGGCGCGTGGCGTAGTGGCAAGACCCGGCGTGCCTGTGGAATGGCAGGGCGTGTTGGCCTCGCTTTATCGTATGTTTGAATGCCCTGTCTATGTGGGTGGTGCTAGTGCTTTAGCTCAGCATGGCTTGGCTCACTATATTCAGCTGCAAACGGTGGTCGATATCTATGCTGCACAGCCTGCACCCAGTTGGATCAGCAAGCTTTCATGCAATGTAGAGTTTCGTTGGCATACAACAGTGCAAATATGGGATGCGGAAAAATTGCTCGTAGCAAATAGCTTAAAATTGGTGCCACTCCATCAGGGTTGCTGGTTACTGGCTTCGCCTGAGCAAGCGTACCTAGAACTATTAGCTAAGGTGCCGAGTGCTATCAGTTTTGAGCAAGCAGACAATATCATGCAAAGCTTGGTCAATCTGTCACCACGACGACTGGATGTACTATTACATGCCTGCAAGCATGTACTGGCTAAGCGGTTGTTTTTCTTCTTTGCTGACCGTTATCAGCATGCTTGGCGCAATAAGCTCCAACCTAAAAGTTATGATTTGGGAGCAGGTAAACGCTCAGTCATAAAGGGTGGAAACTTTAATAAAGCGTATCAGATCACTGTACCCGAGGCTTTTAGTGGATAG
- a CDS encoding nucleotidyl transferase AbiEii/AbiGii toxin family protein — MFYAQVQLLLRVLPFVAQEPCFALKGGTAINLFVREFPRLSVDIDLVFLPSTTRQQALESIKQALDRISLNLSQSFVGTRVTKSYQEKADALRLTVQQSGVSIQIELSPVLRGTVFPVQTLSVCESVEDEFGFAEIQVVSLADLYAGKLCAAFDRQHPRDFFDVLLLLENEGITEQVRQAFLAYLFSHPRPLEELLAPRWKDIQNQYLGEFSGMTRRSVTIEELEQAAVTAHRLILNGLTDSEKELVISVYSGEPQWENSPIGHIQHLPAVNWKLLNIAKMPKEKREASQQALRRVLGL, encoded by the coding sequence TTGTTTTATGCGCAAGTGCAGCTGTTGCTTCGTGTGCTTCCGTTCGTCGCTCAAGAGCCTTGCTTTGCCCTTAAAGGTGGTACGGCAATCAATTTATTTGTACGTGAGTTTCCGCGCCTATCTGTAGACATCGATTTGGTTTTCTTGCCCAGTACAACCAGACAGCAAGCGCTTGAAAGCATTAAACAAGCACTGGATAGAATTAGTTTAAACCTATCGCAAAGCTTTGTAGGAACGCGGGTCACTAAAAGCTATCAAGAAAAAGCTGACGCATTAAGACTAACGGTGCAGCAAAGTGGTGTTTCTATTCAAATAGAGCTGTCACCTGTTTTGCGCGGCACTGTGTTCCCTGTACAGACGTTAAGTGTTTGTGAGTCTGTTGAAGATGAGTTTGGTTTTGCTGAAATACAGGTTGTTTCTCTTGCCGATTTATACGCAGGGAAGCTGTGTGCAGCATTTGATCGACAGCATCCCCGTGATTTTTTTGACGTTCTGTTACTACTTGAAAATGAAGGGATTACTGAACAGGTTCGTCAGGCTTTTCTTGCGTACTTGTTTAGCCACCCACGGCCCTTGGAAGAATTACTTGCCCCAAGATGGAAAGATATTCAAAACCAATATCTAGGTGAGTTTTCTGGCATGACCAGACGAAGTGTCACGATTGAAGAGTTAGAACAAGCCGCAGTTACAGCGCACCGATTAATCTTAAACGGACTCACAGATAGCGAGAAAGAGCTTGTCATTAGTGTTTATAGCGGTGAACCACAGTGGGAGAACTCACCCATTGGACACATCCAGCATTTACCCGCTGTAAATTGGAAGCTACTCAATATAGCTAAGATGCCCAAAGAAAAACGCGAAGCGTCACAACAAGCGTTAAGGAGAGTGTTAGGTCTATAG
- a CDS encoding TraI domain-containing protein — MYPQQAPDFDQQIMPIIKTVVRHMHLLPATESHHHAECMGLLTHSLDVAYRALIRAKTKTWDDELEVQWQVAAMLAGLLSDIGVPYENLWVQRSSDGQRWERKEPLSDWLSDSAIHSYHLSWKVGRVMTHKQLALSLPLAKAIISPELQSFLAPVWKVFCVALGVQGSKSQNKLQKILNQANLSSVTCSIAASCDAALSRGSMPPAWFQYLFIIESLVRSDILTVNLPDSVVFITSELGVMLDLYKISQLSKEGGVPAQYSQQLRSSRQVRQALADMDKLIPRQKPCGKLVDYWNINLQLEVDGEQVTVKRKVVRLSGVAQRMFSVDMPKPVKVEINA, encoded by the coding sequence ATGTATCCGCAGCAAGCCCCCGACTTTGATCAGCAGATTATGCCAATTATCAAAACAGTTGTGCGTCACATGCACCTGCTTCCGGCTACAGAATCACATCACCATGCTGAGTGTATGGGGCTATTGACACATAGTCTTGACGTGGCATATCGAGCGCTGATAAGGGCAAAAACTAAAACTTGGGATGACGAACTTGAGGTCCAATGGCAAGTTGCAGCTATGCTAGCAGGGCTCTTGAGCGATATAGGAGTTCCATATGAGAATTTATGGGTTCAGCGTAGTAGCGATGGTCAGCGGTGGGAGCGCAAGGAGCCCCTTTCTGATTGGCTAAGCGATAGCGCAATCCATAGCTATCATCTGAGCTGGAAAGTAGGTCGAGTAATGACGCACAAGCAGCTAGCCCTATCTTTACCGCTGGCAAAAGCAATAATTAGCCCAGAGCTGCAAAGTTTTCTAGCACCGGTTTGGAAGGTGTTTTGTGTCGCACTGGGTGTGCAGGGTTCAAAGAGTCAAAATAAGCTACAAAAAATCCTGAACCAAGCAAATTTGAGCAGTGTAACCTGCAGTATAGCCGCTTCCTGTGACGCAGCTCTCTCTCGAGGGAGTATGCCCCCAGCATGGTTTCAGTATCTATTCATTATAGAGTCGCTTGTGCGATCAGATATTTTGACCGTAAATTTGCCAGATTCAGTTGTTTTCATCACCAGTGAACTTGGAGTTATGTTGGATTTATACAAGATTTCGCAGTTGAGCAAAGAAGGGGGGGTCCCCGCTCAATATTCACAGCAACTGCGATCTTCTAGGCAGGTGCGTCAAGCTTTAGCAGATATGGACAAGCTGATACCGCGGCAGAAGCCGTGCGGTAAACTTGTGGATTACTGGAATATCAATTTACAACTCGAAGTTGATGGCGAGCAGGTCACAGTGAAGCGCAAAGTAGTCCGTCTCAGTGGAGTTGCACAGAGAATGTTTTCAGTAGACATGCCTAAACCTGTAAAAGTGGAAATTAACGCATAA
- a CDS encoding DUF1819 family protein: protein MANSKKYRMSFTTGSLLHLESVRLAELYVEIGCWKEVSAQALESNLLQSRTQRTLKKICREVVARLKHLSAEELEFLIASDRQDQGYTLWLAVCRHYRFIGDFAIEVLHERFISLKGDVQYEDYETFFNRKAQWHDELDVLSKLTQNKLRQVLFKMLRDAGLLASNSTIIPAFPSSKLIKLIVRGNPAQLQFFPIFESYLMRQAL from the coding sequence ATGGCCAACTCTAAAAAATACCGAATGTCTTTCACAACAGGCAGTCTATTGCACTTGGAATCGGTGCGGCTGGCTGAGTTGTATGTGGAAATAGGTTGCTGGAAGGAAGTATCTGCTCAGGCGCTTGAGAGTAATTTGCTGCAAAGCCGAACGCAACGAACACTCAAGAAAATCTGTCGTGAAGTTGTTGCAAGGCTGAAGCATTTATCTGCTGAAGAGCTTGAGTTTTTGATCGCTAGTGACCGTCAAGACCAGGGTTATACACTCTGGCTTGCTGTTTGCCGCCATTACCGTTTCATTGGTGATTTTGCGATAGAAGTATTGCATGAGCGATTTATCAGCCTCAAGGGTGATGTGCAGTATGAGGATTACGAGACGTTCTTTAATCGTAAAGCTCAGTGGCATGATGAACTCGATGTCTTGAGTAAGCTTACGCAGAACAAGCTTAGGCAGGTATTATTTAAAATGTTGCGCGACGCTGGCTTATTGGCATCAAATAGCACCATAATCCCTGCATTTCCAAGCAGTAAGCTTATCAAGTTGATAGTCAGGGGTAATCCTGCACAGTTGCAATTTTTCCCTATTTTTGAATCCTATCTGATGAGACAGGCATTATGA
- a CDS encoding DUF1788 domain-containing protein encodes MSRDVSTQPIKQRFEHLLAVISSPRFLKMEGLNSEVPFFICPYAPSEAVEMERLQRQLINSLSQQGVQVLEINLYDLCIELLKEREIWEQVLEIEPTVSKAEFKELLQGVFDPEDNLIPAISVKITQQPFDVMFLTGIGEVFPYIRSHNVLNNLQRAAKDWPTLMFFPGTYSHSAATGTSLDLFGKLHDDKYYRAYNIYHREP; translated from the coding sequence ATGAGCCGTGATGTAAGTACGCAGCCGATCAAGCAAAGATTTGAGCATCTTTTGGCGGTGATTAGCAGTCCGCGATTTCTAAAGATGGAAGGCTTGAACAGCGAAGTTCCGTTTTTCATTTGCCCTTATGCACCATCTGAAGCAGTTGAAATGGAGCGTTTACAGCGACAGCTGATTAATTCACTAAGCCAGCAAGGTGTACAGGTGCTGGAGATCAATCTATATGACCTGTGCATCGAGTTGCTCAAAGAACGTGAGATTTGGGAGCAGGTGCTTGAAATAGAGCCAACTGTTAGCAAAGCTGAATTTAAGGAGCTGCTCCAGGGTGTGTTTGACCCAGAAGACAACCTGATTCCCGCCATATCAGTGAAAATAACCCAACAGCCATTTGATGTGATGTTCCTGACTGGTATTGGCGAGGTTTTTCCTTATATTCGCTCGCACAACGTACTGAATAATTTGCAGCGTGCGGCCAAAGACTGGCCCACACTCATGTTTTTCCCAGGTACCTACAGTCACTCAGCCGCAACCGGCACCTCGCTGGATTTGTTTGGCAAGCTGCATGATGACAAATACTATCGCGCCTACAACATTTACCACCGTGAACCATAA
- the brxC gene encoding BREX system P-loop protein BrxC — MSLRNIFTRPLETTIDGVIKADDESSLRQELEEYVLTNETSKRLSGFLDAYNDYQSANGVWISGFFGSGKSHLLKMLALVLENRQVDDARALDLFLPKCEDDALLAGALKKAVSIPSQSILFNIDQKADIISKKELDALLAVFAKVFDEMCGYYGKHGHVAQFERDLDSRNLYSSFKQAYQDISGKAWEKGREQALLEGNNIAKAYSKVTGEDDAIGKNILSQYRDQYTLSIEDFANQVKRYIDQQKQILGTNEFRLNFFVDEVGQYIADNTKLMTNLQTVAESLATKCNGEAWIMVTAQEEMSSVIGEMTKQQGDDFTKIQARFANRLKLTSADVAEVIQKRLLTKTEDASGQLALLYDKQCNNFKTLFDFSDGSHSYRNFQHQDHFVNCYPFVPYQFDLFQASIQGLSLHNAFEGRHSSVGERSMLGVFHQVMKTIAEHKLGDLATFDLMFEGIRAALKAQIQKAIFSAERNLDSEFAIRLLKALFLVKYVKEFKPTVHNLCVLMLPSFEQPISKLKNQVEEALGLLEQQTYIQRNGELYEYLTDEEKDIEQEIKNTEVDNSDLTSELERLVFDSIINQRKIRYDSKDTNLDYPFSRKIDDKLQGREYELSINIITAFHEHADNINMLRNYSVYNTDELLVILPADARLMMDLMMYKRTEKYIRQNMTQGKDDVAQRVLTSKGEQNRTRYADLLLRLQLLVGKADLMIAGGEVEVTASDAKSRVIRAFQELIGKVYSNLPMLRGITYSESGISACLDTSDGLFGGDATNLTEVEHELLAHIKGNQQTGVRTTIKNLVERFERKPYGWYLAAIQCNVAKLCARGKLEVRSDSNLLEGDQLERALRNTASFANIILEPQVEFSQSQLRNLKEFYEDFFDSPPTANEAKALGHETIGRIKDMMQELEVLQAQKNSYPFLTALQPVIEQLKELSKKTYSWYLTDLSKNEDALYDSKEKLIEPIRKFMSGSQRQIFDDARQFVLSEEPNFTYLDSDEIRQLTHSLQSADSYKGNTIQQMKIRLDTLKAALADALSQVRLDALKALAQMQERMQSMSEYQGLPEERQAELNQPFSILVDHINSQRLIPVVNDRLRKFQDDNYQKILAKMVDMATPKQIKPDKDYPDDEPPEPPKIQEPAPVLMRSVRVNAYNKAWLATDSDLDEYLNALRAELAEHIGQGKKVMI; from the coding sequence ATGTCACTCAGGAATATATTTACTCGCCCGCTTGAAACCACGATTGACGGCGTAATTAAAGCCGATGATGAAAGCAGCCTACGTCAGGAGTTGGAGGAATACGTTCTTACCAATGAGACCTCCAAGCGGTTGTCGGGTTTCCTTGACGCTTATAACGATTACCAGTCCGCCAATGGCGTATGGATTTCTGGTTTTTTCGGATCTGGTAAATCACACCTTTTGAAAATGCTCGCTTTGGTTCTGGAAAACCGTCAGGTTGATGATGCTCGAGCGCTTGATCTGTTTTTACCTAAGTGTGAAGACGATGCTCTACTAGCCGGAGCATTGAAAAAAGCGGTCTCGATTCCATCACAAAGCATTTTGTTTAACATCGATCAAAAAGCTGACATCATCAGCAAAAAAGAGCTCGATGCGTTGCTGGCAGTGTTTGCTAAAGTGTTTGACGAAATGTGTGGTTACTACGGTAAGCATGGTCATGTTGCACAGTTTGAACGCGATTTAGACAGTCGTAATCTTTATTCAAGCTTCAAACAGGCTTATCAAGATATTTCTGGAAAAGCTTGGGAAAAGGGTAGAGAGCAAGCCCTGCTGGAAGGTAACAACATAGCTAAAGCCTATAGCAAAGTTACTGGGGAAGATGATGCTATCGGAAAAAACATCCTCAGCCAGTATCGGGACCAATACACTTTGTCCATTGAGGATTTTGCTAATCAGGTCAAGCGCTACATTGATCAGCAAAAACAGATTTTAGGAACAAATGAGTTTCGTCTTAATTTCTTTGTTGACGAAGTAGGGCAGTACATCGCTGATAACACAAAGCTGATGACTAACCTGCAAACTGTTGCGGAAAGTCTAGCCACCAAGTGCAATGGTGAAGCTTGGATTATGGTTACCGCACAGGAAGAAATGAGCAGCGTCATTGGCGAGATGACTAAACAGCAGGGCGACGACTTTACTAAGATTCAGGCGCGTTTTGCCAACCGCTTAAAGCTCACCAGCGCGGACGTAGCCGAAGTTATTCAGAAACGTCTATTGACCAAAACTGAAGATGCAAGTGGGCAGTTAGCACTCTTGTACGACAAGCAATGCAATAACTTCAAAACTTTGTTTGATTTTTCGGATGGCTCGCACAGCTACCGAAACTTTCAGCATCAAGATCACTTTGTTAACTGCTACCCTTTTGTGCCGTATCAATTTGATCTGTTCCAGGCATCTATTCAGGGTTTGTCCTTGCATAACGCTTTTGAAGGCCGCCATAGCTCAGTGGGTGAGCGCTCCATGCTGGGAGTTTTCCATCAGGTAATGAAAACCATTGCTGAGCACAAGCTAGGCGATCTGGCTACTTTTGACCTGATGTTTGAAGGCATTCGCGCTGCATTGAAAGCGCAAATTCAAAAAGCAATTTTCAGTGCTGAACGTAACTTAGATTCTGAGTTTGCCATTCGCTTGCTCAAGGCATTGTTTTTGGTTAAATACGTTAAAGAGTTCAAGCCAACAGTACACAACTTGTGCGTTTTAATGCTGCCCAGCTTTGAACAGCCTATCTCTAAGCTCAAAAACCAAGTCGAAGAAGCACTGGGATTGCTGGAACAGCAGACTTATATTCAGCGTAACGGTGAGCTTTATGAGTATCTGACCGATGAAGAAAAAGACATCGAGCAGGAAATTAAAAATACCGAAGTTGATAACAGTGATCTGACCAGTGAGTTGGAGCGCTTGGTGTTCGATTCTATTATCAACCAACGAAAAATACGCTACGACAGCAAAGATACCAACCTAGACTACCCATTCTCACGCAAGATTGATGACAAGCTGCAGGGGCGTGAATATGAGCTATCGATCAACATTATTACAGCGTTTCATGAGCATGCTGACAATATCAATATGCTGCGCAACTACTCAGTTTATAACACCGACGAGTTGTTGGTCATACTGCCCGCTGACGCTAGATTGATGATGGATTTGATGATGTACAAACGTACCGAAAAGTACATTCGTCAAAACATGACTCAGGGTAAGGATGACGTTGCACAGAGGGTCTTGACCAGCAAAGGGGAGCAGAACCGTACCCGGTATGCCGACTTGCTGCTGCGTTTGCAACTGCTAGTAGGTAAAGCCGATCTGATGATCGCTGGTGGTGAGGTTGAAGTTACCGCCAGTGACGCTAAAAGTCGTGTGATTCGTGCATTCCAAGAGTTGATTGGCAAGGTGTACTCCAACCTACCTATGTTGCGTGGCATTACTTACAGCGAAAGCGGTATCAGCGCATGCCTCGACACCAGCGATGGTCTATTTGGTGGCGATGCTACAAATCTGACTGAAGTTGAGCATGAGCTGCTGGCCCACATCAAAGGCAACCAACAAACCGGGGTGCGTACCACCATTAAAAATCTAGTCGAGCGTTTTGAGCGCAAGCCTTATGGTTGGTACCTTGCTGCAATTCAGTGCAACGTTGCTAAGCTCTGCGCCCGTGGCAAGCTGGAAGTACGCTCCGATAGTAATCTTCTCGAAGGCGATCAACTGGAGCGTGCTCTACGCAACACAGCAAGCTTTGCTAATATCATCCTAGAGCCGCAAGTCGAGTTCAGTCAGTCGCAGTTACGGAACCTTAAAGAGTTCTATGAGGACTTTTTTGACTCACCGCCCACCGCCAATGAAGCCAAAGCCTTGGGGCATGAAACCATTGGTCGCATCAAGGATATGATGCAAGAACTAGAAGTGCTGCAAGCTCAGAAAAACAGCTATCCCTTCTTAACTGCACTTCAACCAGTTATTGAGCAACTTAAAGAGTTAAGCAAAAAAACCTACAGTTGGTATCTGACTGATTTGTCCAAAAACGAAGATGCTCTCTATGACAGCAAGGAAAAGCTCATTGAGCCTATCCGCAAATTCATGAGTGGCTCGCAGCGGCAAATTTTTGATGATGCGCGCCAGTTTGTGCTGAGTGAGGAGCCCAACTTCACTTATCTGGACAGTGATGAAATACGTCAGCTAACGCACAGTTTACAGTCTGCAGATAGCTATAAAGGCAACACCATTCAGCAAATGAAAATCAGGCTGGATACCCTGAAAGCAGCGTTAGCTGACGCACTGTCACAAGTACGCCTTGATGCCCTGAAAGCGTTAGCGCAAATGCAAGAGCGTATGCAAAGCATGAGTGAGTATCAGGGTCTGCCAGAAGAGCGCCAGGCTGAGCTAAATCAGCCGTTTAGCATTTTAGTCGATCATATTAATAGTCAAAGACTGATTCCCGTAGTTAACGATAGATTGCGCAAATTTCAAGACGATAACTATCAGAAGATACTGGCTAAAATGGTTGATATGGCCACGCCTAAGCAAATAAAACCAGACAAGGACTATCCAGACGATGAGCCACCTGAGCCTCCTAAGATTCAAGAGCCTGCACCAGTACTTATGCGCAGCGTTCGAGTAAACGCTTATAACAAAGCTTGGCTAGCTACAGACAGTGATTTAGATGAATACCTTAACGCTCTGCGTGCCGAACTTGCCGAACATATTGGTCAAGGCAAAAAGGTCATGATTTAA